The Nitrospinota bacterium genome includes a region encoding these proteins:
- the tatA gene encoding twin-arginine translocase TatA/TatE family subunit — MFGIGMPELIIILLIALVVFGAKRLPEIGGGLGKGIRNFKKSISETESEIKGAADEAQKAIDEGKKGA, encoded by the coding sequence ATGTTCGGAATCGGCATGCCGGAGCTTATAATCATCCTTCTCATCGCCCTGGTGGTGTTCGGGGCAAAACGCCTGCCGGAGATAGGGGGCGGGCTTGGCAAGGGGATACGCAACTTCAAGAAGTCCATTTCCGAGACCGAATCGGAAATAAAGGGCGCCGCCGACGAGGCCCAGAAGGCCATAGACGAGGGGAAAAAGGGCGCCTGA
- a CDS encoding RNA polymerase sigma factor RpoD/SigA translates to MPAGQEWFSMTGYSYDSRSDSLNAYLKDISGITPLTRAEEIELARDGGDASVRKLVERNLKYVVMVANHYKGMGMSMNDLINEGNIGMMVAARRFNPDKGVKFITYAVWWVRQAILRALAEQARIVRLPVKQAGLINRITRAVEALSHRLKREPKLDEVAGEMRIRPKSLETIMRVYKDYMSLDSPISDDDSVSLGDLLGTSPESSVEEEFIRLCFHHDMEKLLAELPEREAEVLRMRYGFDDPPMTLEGVGGKLGLTRERIRQIEKSAKEKLRVKTRIRILEEYLR, encoded by the coding sequence ATGCCCGCCGGACAAGAATGGTTTTCCATGACCGGTTATTCATACGATTCGCGGAGCGACTCGCTGAACGCCTACCTTAAGGACATCAGCGGGATAACACCCCTGACCAGGGCGGAGGAAATAGAATTGGCCCGGGACGGGGGCGACGCATCTGTCCGCAAGCTCGTGGAGCGCAACCTCAAGTACGTGGTGATGGTGGCCAACCATTACAAGGGGATGGGCATGTCCATGAACGACCTTATAAACGAGGGTAACATCGGCATGATGGTGGCCGCCCGCCGGTTCAATCCGGACAAGGGGGTGAAATTCATCACCTACGCCGTGTGGTGGGTGCGTCAGGCGATCCTGCGGGCGCTGGCCGAGCAGGCGCGCATCGTGCGGCTGCCTGTGAAACAGGCGGGGCTGATCAACAGGATCACACGGGCTGTGGAGGCGCTGTCCCACAGGCTTAAAAGAGAGCCCAAGCTGGACGAGGTGGCCGGCGAGATGCGGATACGCCCCAAGTCGCTGGAGACGATCATGCGGGTGTACAAGGACTATATGAGCCTGGACTCGCCGATCAGCGACGACGATTCGGTGAGCCTGGGGGACTTGCTGGGCACTTCGCCGGAAAGCTCCGTGGAAGAGGAGTTCATCAGGCTTTGCTTCCATCACGACATGGAAAAGCTTCTGGCCGAGCTGCCGGAGCGGGAGGCGGAGGTTTTGCGGATGCGGTACGGCTTTGACGATCCGCCCATGACCCTGGAGGGAGTCGGCGGCAAACTGGGGCTCACCCGCGAGAGGATAAGGCAGATTGAAAAATCCGCCAAGGAAAAGCTGCGGGTGAAAACACGAATACGGATTTTGGAGGAATACCTGCGTTGA